One Bacillus sp. 1780r2a1 DNA segment encodes these proteins:
- the thrB gene encoding homoserine kinase, with protein MLTFDRFKITVPASSANLGPGFDSIGIALGRYLILTVEPAEQWLFVPETDDVKGIPTGKENLMYQVAEDVAKQYEVTLPAAKVYVSSDIPLARGLGSSASAIVAGIELANQLAQLNLSQKDKLRISSLMEGHPDNVSPSIYGGVVIGYHHEEETYINHIPDLQTEVIMIIPRYELKTADARNALPKVIDYRTAVEAGAIGNMLVSALMNRDFKAVGTFMEKDLYHEPYRTKLVPELAIARAEAKKLGAYGTALSGAGPSVLCLAPVGKGKDIAKHLAAKLSHCEVEIVDIDTKGVYVDAQVVAN; from the coding sequence ATGTTAACTTTTGATCGCTTTAAAATCACAGTGCCAGCGAGCTCTGCTAATTTAGGACCCGGGTTTGATTCTATTGGAATCGCTCTTGGGCGCTACTTAATTCTAACGGTAGAGCCAGCTGAACAGTGGCTGTTTGTTCCAGAGACAGATGATGTTAAAGGAATACCAACAGGCAAGGAAAACTTAATGTATCAGGTAGCTGAGGATGTAGCGAAGCAATATGAAGTAACTCTTCCAGCAGCAAAAGTATACGTATCAAGTGATATACCTTTAGCTAGAGGACTTGGAAGCAGTGCTTCTGCCATTGTTGCAGGTATTGAATTGGCTAATCAGCTTGCCCAGCTTAATTTATCACAAAAAGACAAGCTGCGTATCAGCAGCTTAATGGAAGGACACCCAGATAATGTAAGTCCTTCTATTTATGGGGGCGTCGTTATTGGATATCATCATGAAGAAGAAACGTATATCAATCATATTCCCGACTTACAAACTGAAGTAATTATGATTATTCCGAGATACGAATTGAAAACAGCAGATGCTCGCAATGCTTTGCCGAAGGTAATTGATTATCGAACAGCAGTAGAAGCGGGAGCAATTGGTAATATGCTTGTGTCCGCACTGATGAATCGTGATTTTAAAGCGGTAGGTACATTTATGGAAAAAGATTTATACCATGAGCCTTATCGAACAAAATTGGTGCCAGAACTAGCTATAGCAAGAGCGGAAGCCAAAAAGCTAGGAGCTTATGGAACAGCGCTAAGCGGGGCAGGACCAAGTGTTTTGTGCTTAGCACCTGTTGGAAAAGGTAAAGATATTGCCAAGCATTTAGCCGCAAAGTTATCTCATTGTGAAGTAGAGATAGTAGATATTGATACAAAAGGTGTATATGTAGATGCTCAAGTCGTAGCAAACTAA
- the thrC gene encoding threonine synthase gives MWKGLLHQYKEFLPVTEETPMLTLHEGNTPLIHLPYLSEELGINLHVKVEGLNPTGSFKDRGMVMAVAKAKEEGSNTVICASTGNTSAAAAAYASRAGMRCIVVIPNGKIAMGKLAQAVMYGAEIVAIEGNFDQALSMVRKLSETAPVSLVNSVNPYRIEGQKTAAFEICEQLGKAPDVLAIPVGNAGNITAYWKGFKEYNERNQSGLPLMHGFEAEGAAAIVRNQVIENPETIATAIRIGNPASWDYAVNAANESKGKIDEVTDEQILDAYRLIARREGVFAEPGSCASIAGVIKDVKSGKIAKGSTVVAVLTGNGLKDPNVAIDAHDVKPVVLPNEEEKVFEYIEGVVASC, from the coding sequence ATGTGGAAAGGTTTATTACACCAATATAAAGAGTTTTTGCCAGTAACAGAAGAAACGCCAATGTTAACACTTCATGAAGGAAATACGCCACTTATTCATCTTCCGTATTTATCAGAAGAACTTGGTATTAACTTGCATGTGAAAGTAGAAGGCCTAAACCCTACAGGTTCATTTAAAGATCGTGGTATGGTTATGGCCGTTGCAAAGGCAAAAGAAGAAGGCAGTAACACAGTCATTTGTGCATCTACTGGTAATACTTCTGCAGCGGCAGCGGCTTATGCATCACGTGCAGGCATGCGCTGTATCGTTGTTATTCCTAATGGGAAAATTGCGATGGGTAAGCTTGCTCAGGCTGTTATGTACGGAGCGGAAATCGTAGCTATTGAAGGAAACTTTGATCAAGCACTTTCAATGGTTCGAAAACTTAGCGAAACGGCACCTGTATCTCTTGTAAACTCTGTGAACCCCTACCGAATTGAAGGGCAAAAAACAGCAGCTTTTGAAATCTGTGAACAGTTAGGAAAGGCACCGGATGTTCTAGCCATTCCTGTTGGAAATGCCGGTAATATTACAGCCTATTGGAAAGGTTTTAAAGAGTATAATGAACGTAATCAGAGCGGTTTACCACTAATGCATGGGTTTGAAGCAGAAGGAGCAGCTGCAATCGTTCGAAATCAAGTAATTGAAAATCCAGAGACAATTGCAACAGCAATTCGTATTGGTAATCCAGCGAGCTGGGACTATGCGGTAAATGCAGCTAATGAATCAAAAGGAAAAATTGATGAAGTGACAGATGAGCAAATTTTAGACGCATATCGCTTAATTGCTAGACGAGAAGGTGTTTTTGCAGAGCCAGGTTCTTGTGCATCAATCGCTGGTGTAATAAAAGACGTCAAATCAGGAAAAATTGCTAAAGGTTCCACAGTAGTAGCAGTGCTAACTGGAAACGGATTAAAAGATCCGAACGTAGCAATTGACGCGCATGATGTTAAGCCAGTTGTATTGCCAAATGAAGAAGAGAAAGTGTTTGAATATATTGAAGGTGTTGTCGCTTCATGTTAA
- a CDS encoding homoserine dehydrogenase, whose translation MTKSISVGLLGLGTVGSGVVKIIENHQDKLSHQVGCPVTVQKVVVKNIDKVRDVEISSEKLSTNVEDVIHNPEVDVVIEVMGGVEETRDYILTALRNKKHVVTANKDLMAVYGSELLTVASENGCDLFYEASVAGGIPILRGLADGLASDRITKMMGIVNGTTNFILTKMTKEGSAYEEVLKEAQELGYAEADPTSDVGGLDAARKMAILATLGFSMKIDLDDVQVQGITEVTEEDLQYSKQLGYTVKLIGYAHRDGDNVEVSVQPTLLADTHPLASVSDEYNAVYVYGEAVGETMFYGPGAGSLPTATAVVSDLVGVMKNLRLGVNGKSAVTPQFPKKLKTQDQKFSKHFLRIHVKDQVGAFAKLTTLFSERGVSFEKIIQLPVTGSELAEIVVVTHKTSQKDYEEILQQLRDLPIVENVKSSYRVEGVGIV comes from the coding sequence ATGACAAAAAGTATTTCAGTAGGATTATTAGGATTAGGAACGGTTGGTAGCGGAGTAGTTAAAATTATTGAAAATCACCAGGATAAGTTAAGCCACCAAGTTGGCTGTCCGGTAACGGTTCAAAAAGTGGTAGTTAAAAATATTGATAAGGTGAGAGACGTAGAGATTAGTAGTGAAAAATTATCAACAAACGTAGAGGATGTCATTCATAATCCAGAAGTAGATGTTGTCATTGAGGTTATGGGGGGCGTTGAAGAAACTAGAGACTATATCTTAACAGCTCTTCGTAATAAAAAGCACGTTGTAACAGCAAATAAGGATTTGATGGCGGTTTACGGTTCTGAGTTGTTAACAGTTGCATCAGAAAATGGTTGCGACTTATTTTATGAAGCAAGTGTTGCTGGGGGAATTCCAATTCTTCGTGGGCTTGCGGATGGATTGGCATCAGACCGTATTACAAAAATGATGGGAATTGTAAATGGTACAACAAACTTTATCTTAACAAAGATGACAAAAGAAGGAAGCGCATATGAAGAGGTGCTAAAAGAAGCACAAGAACTAGGTTATGCAGAAGCAGATCCTACTTCTGATGTTGGTGGCTTGGATGCAGCAAGAAAAATGGCAATTTTAGCTACGCTTGGTTTCTCAATGAAAATTGATCTTGATGATGTACAGGTTCAAGGTATCACAGAAGTAACAGAAGAAGATTTACAATATAGTAAGCAATTAGGATACACAGTGAAATTAATTGGATATGCACATCGAGATGGAGATAATGTTGAAGTGAGCGTTCAGCCAACCTTATTAGCAGATACACATCCATTGGCATCAGTTAGCGATGAGTATAATGCGGTTTATGTGTATGGAGAAGCAGTGGGGGAAACAATGTTTTATGGCCCTGGAGCAGGTAGTTTACCAACAGCAACTGCGGTTGTATCAGATCTTGTGGGTGTGATGAAAAACTTGAGACTGGGTGTAAATGGAAAGAGTGCCGTAACGCCTCAATTCCCAAAAAAGTTGAAAACACAAGACCAAAAGTTTTCGAAACATTTCTTACGTATTCACGTAAAAGACCAAGTAGGCGCATTTGCTAAATTAACAACACTATTTTCTGAACGCGGCGTAAGTTTTGAAAAAATTATTCAATTACCGGTTACAGGCAGCGAGCTTGCAGAGATTGTTGTCGTAACGCATAAAACATCTCAAAAGGATTATGAAGAAATTTTACAACAATTAAGAGACTTACCAATTGTTGAAAACGTAAAAAGCAGCTATCGAGTAGAGGGAGTTGGCATCGTATAA
- a CDS encoding D-glycerate dehydrogenase, protein MDKPFIFITRSIPEEFVEPLRAVAEVEMWHSEEEPVPYDLLTEKAKKAQGLLTVLSDKIDEELLKSATHLKVIANLAVGFDNIDIQAATNRQIYVCNTPDVLSDTTADLAMTLLMTTARNILEASAHIKENKWTSWSPYLLAGRDIHHKTLGIVGMGKIGEVLAKRAAGFDMNILYHNRSRNEQAENSLPVTYVSMDDLLKKSDFVVCLTPLTKQTKNMFNEQAFKKMKKSAMFINVSRGGVVDEAALLKALNEEEIAAAGLDVFVNEPIDSSHPLAIHPKVVALPHIGSATVETRTSMIKLAVQNIEGVLAGNFPSTIINRELVPNS, encoded by the coding sequence ATGGACAAGCCGTTTATCTTTATTACAAGGAGTATACCAGAAGAATTTGTAGAACCACTACGCGCAGTGGCTGAAGTGGAGATGTGGCATTCTGAAGAAGAGCCGGTCCCGTATGACTTGCTCACAGAAAAAGCAAAGAAAGCTCAGGGACTTTTAACCGTTTTATCCGATAAGATAGATGAAGAATTATTAAAGTCAGCGACTCATTTAAAAGTAATTGCGAACCTGGCTGTGGGATTTGATAACATCGATATCCAGGCAGCCACAAATCGTCAAATCTATGTTTGTAACACGCCTGATGTGCTTTCAGATACTACGGCAGATTTAGCTATGACGCTTCTTATGACTACGGCTAGAAATATTTTGGAGGCTTCAGCACATATTAAAGAAAACAAGTGGACAAGTTGGAGTCCATATTTGTTAGCTGGTCGCGATATTCACCATAAAACGCTTGGAATTGTTGGGATGGGAAAGATTGGTGAAGTGCTAGCAAAGAGGGCAGCAGGCTTTGATATGAATATTCTTTATCACAATCGTTCTCGAAATGAACAAGCTGAGAACAGTTTACCTGTTACATATGTCTCAATGGATGACTTATTAAAAAAGTCTGATTTTGTTGTGTGCTTAACACCTTTAACAAAGCAAACTAAAAACATGTTTAATGAGCAAGCATTTAAAAAGATGAAGAAGTCAGCGATGTTTATTAACGTTTCTCGGGGTGGTGTAGTGGATGAAGCTGCTTTATTAAAAGCGTTAAATGAAGAGGAAATTGCAGCAGCCGGTCTGGATGTTTTTGTGAATGAACCAATTGATAGTTCTCACCCGTTAGCTATACATCCAAAAGTAGTAGCATTACCTCACATTGGAAGTGCAACAGTGGAAACACGTACAAGCATGATTAAACTAGCAGTCCAAAACATAGAAGGTGTTTTAGCAGGTAATTTCCCATCTACCATTATTAATAGAGAGCTTGTTCCTAATAGCTAA
- the yutH gene encoding spore coat protein YutH: MYVKQAIYEGYGLHPDELLTLGAYQAFQYRDILYTIIHLNQVEEDELNELYQMSQFLMSQGDRYISTFMPNLEGNMITESNDLKFMICRSIAAPRNDQFVIGSELAEFHQRGRMFPYEVEHSKRLGQWKSLWEKRVDQMEEFWYGRLRALPNQEIEKKFLESFPYYLGLAENAIQYLVDTEIDDLPRAVDSATICHHRFGKTTWGSQYIYKLPVDWVFDHPSRDLAEYIREQYLSSYELNSHQLHHFLSEYERINPLSSFSWRLLYARLLFPVHYFEVVEGYYSVQSEEQKQSYYKQLEAVLDHSSHYERFLKQFYQSVGISTSRYHIPEVGWLSSGV, from the coding sequence ATGTACGTGAAGCAAGCAATTTATGAAGGTTATGGTTTACATCCTGATGAATTATTAACTTTAGGCGCTTATCAAGCCTTTCAATATCGGGATATCTTGTATACGATTATTCATTTAAATCAAGTGGAAGAAGATGAATTGAACGAGTTGTATCAAATGAGTCAGTTTCTCATGAGTCAAGGTGACCGCTATATCTCTACATTTATGCCAAATCTAGAGGGAAATATGATTACGGAATCTAATGACCTTAAATTTATGATTTGTCGGTCGATAGCAGCACCGCGAAATGACCAATTTGTCATCGGTTCAGAGTTAGCAGAATTTCATCAGCGCGGTAGAATGTTTCCTTATGAAGTTGAGCATTCAAAGCGATTGGGTCAATGGAAATCATTGTGGGAAAAGCGAGTAGATCAAATGGAAGAGTTTTGGTATGGGCGCTTGAGAGCTTTACCGAATCAAGAAATTGAAAAGAAGTTCCTCGAAAGCTTTCCCTACTATCTAGGGTTAGCAGAGAATGCCATTCAATATTTGGTAGATACAGAAATTGATGATTTGCCAAGAGCAGTGGATTCTGCTACGATTTGTCATCATCGATTTGGAAAGACGACTTGGGGAAGTCAGTATATCTATAAACTCCCAGTGGATTGGGTCTTTGACCATCCAAGCAGAGACTTAGCAGAGTATATTCGTGAACAGTATTTATCATCCTACGAGCTAAATTCCCATCAGCTTCATCATTTTCTAAGCGAATACGAACGTATTAATCCACTCTCATCATTTTCGTGGCGCCTTCTCTATGCGAGGCTGTTGTTCCCTGTACATTATTTTGAAGTGGTAGAAGGATATTATAGTGTTCAAAGCGAAGAACAAAAACAAAGCTATTACAAGCAATTAGAAGCTGTGTTAGATCACTCATCTCATTATGAGCGATTTCTAAAGCAGTTTTATCAATCCGTTGGTATTTCTACTTCACGTTACCATATACCAGAGGTAGGATGGTTATCCAGCGGTGTTTAA
- a CDS encoding phosphatidylglycerophosphatase A, whose amino-acid sequence MEKKHQQSEMEKTAREWLTKRGVTVRDIADLVFYLQKKYHPNLNIQECEYNVERVISKREVQNAILTGIQLDILTEKKQVEEPLLSILEKDEGLYGIDEILALSIVNVYGSIGFTNYGYIDKQKPGILEKLNDKSSGKCHTFLDDIVGAIAAAASSRLAHRAENVE is encoded by the coding sequence TTGGAGAAAAAGCATCAGCAAAGTGAAATGGAGAAAACAGCAAGAGAATGGCTAACAAAACGTGGTGTCACAGTAAGAGACATTGCTGATCTCGTTTTTTATCTACAAAAGAAATACCACCCAAATTTAAACATTCAGGAATGTGAGTACAACGTCGAGCGCGTCATTTCAAAGCGTGAAGTACAGAATGCCATTCTTACAGGTATTCAACTAGATATTTTAACGGAAAAGAAACAGGTTGAAGAGCCGCTTTTATCTATTTTAGAAAAAGACGAAGGTTTGTATGGCATAGATGAAATCTTAGCGCTATCCATCGTAAACGTGTATGGTTCAATCGGTTTTACGAATTATGGATATATCGATAAGCAAAAGCCGGGTATATTAGAAAAATTAAATGATAAATCATCTGGAAAATGTCACACATTCCTTGATGATATTGTTGGTGCTATTGCCGCCGCTGCCTCCAGTCGTCTGGCACACAGAGCTGAAAATGTTGAATAA
- a CDS encoding TIGR01457 family HAD-type hydrolase, whose amino-acid sequence MKQYKGYLIDLDGTMYKGTELIAEARDFVIGLKEKGIPYLFVTNNSTKRPAQVAEKLESFGIPTTEDQVFTTSQATANYLYDRKPNGTVYVIGAEGIRHALTEKGFTIQDEDTDFVVVGLDQEITYEKLAKACLNVRNGAFFVSTNGDIALPTERGLLPGNGSITSVVSVSTQTQPVFIGKPESIIMEQALEVIGTPKEDTLMVGDYYDTDILAGMNAGLDTLLVHTGVTTKELLKGYDKQPTYAVDSLKEWMDKI is encoded by the coding sequence ATGAAGCAGTATAAAGGCTATTTAATTGATTTAGATGGAACGATGTATAAAGGGACAGAATTAATTGCAGAAGCGCGTGATTTTGTCATTGGATTAAAAGAAAAAGGTATTCCGTATTTATTTGTTACGAATAATTCAACGAAAAGGCCTGCTCAAGTAGCAGAAAAGCTTGAAAGTTTCGGAATACCTACAACAGAAGATCAAGTATTCACAACAAGCCAAGCGACAGCTAATTATTTATATGACCGTAAACCTAACGGTACAGTGTACGTAATTGGTGCAGAAGGAATTCGTCATGCTCTTACTGAAAAAGGGTTCACAATTCAAGATGAAGATACAGACTTTGTAGTCGTTGGCTTAGATCAAGAAATCACATATGAAAAGTTAGCAAAAGCTTGTTTAAACGTCCGTAACGGTGCATTCTTCGTATCAACAAACGGCGATATTGCACTTCCAACAGAAAGAGGATTGCTTCCAGGGAACGGTTCTATCACGTCTGTTGTTTCTGTTTCTACTCAAACACAACCAGTATTTATTGGAAAGCCAGAGAGTATCATTATGGAACAGGCATTAGAAGTAATCGGTACACCGAAAGAAGATACTTTGATGGTAGGCGATTACTATGATACGGATATCTTAGCTGGAATGAATGCAGGGTTAGATACTTTGTTAGTTCATACTGGGGTAACAACAAAAGAGCTACTTAAGGGGTATGACAAGCAGCCAACTTATGCTGTTGATTCCTTAAAAGAGTGGATGGATAAAATATAA
- a CDS encoding DUF86 domain-containing protein, with protein sequence MYFVDRQKIEHILRFYEQHLVVFSEQLKWESTIEKKALERVVHLLIENVLDVGNAMIDGFIMRDPGSYDDIIDILVDEKVVQTEEEQGLKAVVNLRKVLVQDYLDVKHDEVIHVVQENKEVLNQFPTRIRTYLENELGPVSAFRN encoded by the coding sequence ATGTACTTTGTAGATCGTCAAAAGATTGAACACATACTACGTTTTTATGAGCAGCATTTAGTTGTTTTTTCTGAACAACTTAAGTGGGAAAGTACAATCGAGAAAAAAGCGTTAGAAAGAGTTGTTCACCTCTTAATTGAAAACGTTTTAGATGTCGGCAACGCAATGATTGATGGATTCATTATGAGAGACCCTGGAAGCTATGATGATATCATTGATATTCTTGTGGATGAGAAAGTAGTACAAACTGAGGAAGAACAAGGGTTAAAAGCAGTAGTTAATTTGAGAAAAGTCCTTGTACAAGATTATTTAGATGTCAAACATGATGAAGTGATACATGTTGTTCAAGAGAACAAGGAGGTCTTAAATCAATTTCCAACTCGTATTCGTACATACTTAGAGAATGAATTAGGTCCTGTTTCAGCTTTTCGTAATTAA
- a CDS encoding DUF3055 domain-containing protein, which yields MSERFYLYDDVVNTKTRFVSFMGENQRFDLAIIQSDRYYGKHLVLDIQGGRFAIIGSDDLEEPNYLEHVFKLSEEDGQELREFLYEVI from the coding sequence ATGAGCGAACGCTTTTATTTATATGATGATGTAGTAAATACGAAAACACGATTTGTTAGCTTTATGGGTGAAAATCAACGTTTTGACCTTGCTATCATTCAGTCCGATCGCTATTATGGCAAGCATCTTGTTTTAGATATTCAAGGAGGACGCTTTGCTATTATTGGCTCAGATGATTTAGAGGAACCAAATTATTTAGAGCACGTATTTAAGCTTTCAGAAGAAGATGGTCAAGAACTTAGAGAGTTCTTATACGAGGTCATCTAA
- a CDS encoding YutD family protein → MICVNNICYEVIKEEREGFDEEAFRSRYIDVLSRYDYILGDWGYNQLRLKGFFDDRNQKATYDTKISTIQDYLHEYCNFGCAYFVLKKVNK, encoded by the coding sequence ATGATTTGTGTTAATAATATTTGCTATGAAGTAATCAAAGAAGAAAGAGAAGGGTTTGATGAGGAAGCCTTTCGAAGTCGATACATTGATGTGCTTAGTCGCTATGACTATATATTAGGTGATTGGGGTTATAACCAACTGCGTTTAAAAGGTTTTTTTGATGATCGTAATCAAAAAGCTACATATGATACAAAAATAAGTACAATTCAAGATTATTTACACGAATATTGTAATTTTGGCTGTGCGTATTTTGTACTGAAAAAAGTAAATAAATAA
- a CDS encoding YhcN/YlaJ family sporulation lipoprotein, producing MLTVVALSGCQAGSETDNEALSPNNPNAINVADHNDLYNKEKDNATDYGYVRYQKSPVANDTEKAQNIATLDREEAADSISKLSSAIPNVNDVATLVTDEDVLIAYKTDAKDRNATADQVKRTAMSIMPRYYHVYVSDNPQHIQDIERFSEANTKDSSVEESVHLTIKEMLKSPQGRKMNDGENANGEGTNELNEHLTDEKMK from the coding sequence ATGTTAACAGTTGTTGCATTATCAGGTTGTCAAGCAGGCAGCGAAACAGATAATGAAGCACTATCACCTAATAATCCAAATGCTATTAACGTAGCTGATCATAACGATTTATATAATAAAGAAAAAGATAATGCTACTGATTACGGATACGTACGTTATCAAAAATCACCTGTTGCTAACGATACAGAAAAAGCACAAAACATTGCTACACTTGATCGTGAGGAAGCAGCCGATTCAATTAGCAAACTTAGCTCAGCCATTCCTAATGTTAATGACGTAGCTACGCTTGTAACAGATGAAGATGTGCTAATTGCTTATAAAACAGATGCAAAAGACCGAAATGCTACCGCTGATCAAGTAAAGCGAACAGCAATGTCTATTATGCCCCGTTATTATCACGTATACGTATCGGATAACCCACAGCATATTCAAGATATAGAACGTTTCAGTGAAGCAAATACAAAAGACAGTTCTGTAGAAGAATCGGTTCATTTAACCATTAAAGAGATGCTTAAATCTCCTCAGGGCCGTAAGATGAATGATGGTGAAAATGCAAATGGTGAAGGAACAAACGAACTGAATGAACATCTAACCGATGAAAAGATGAAATAA
- the lipA gene encoding lipoyl synthase: MATKEEYVRKPEWLKIKLNTNENYTDLKKMMREKNLHTVCEEAKCPNIHECWAVRRTATFMILGQVCTRACRFCAVKTGLPTELDWEEPERVADSVQLMNLKHAVITVVARDDLKDGGAGVLAETIRAIRRKNPFTTIEVLPSDMGGVEENLRMVMDARPDILNHNIETVRELTPRVRARATYERSLEFLRRAKEMQPDIPTKSSIMIGLGETKEQIIETMDDLRANNVDIMTIGQYLQPTKKHIKVQKYYHPSEFEELREIALTKGFSHVEAGPLVRSSYHADEQVNAASKQKQNNG; the protein is encoded by the coding sequence ATGGCAACAAAGGAAGAGTATGTCCGCAAACCCGAGTGGCTAAAAATTAAGCTAAACACAAACGAGAACTACACGGACTTAAAGAAAATGATGCGTGAAAAAAATCTGCATACGGTATGTGAAGAAGCAAAATGTCCTAATATTCATGAATGTTGGGCAGTTCGTCGTACGGCTACCTTTATGATTTTAGGGCAAGTTTGTACACGTGCGTGTCGCTTCTGTGCGGTGAAAACAGGCTTACCAACAGAGTTAGATTGGGAAGAGCCAGAGCGCGTAGCGGATTCAGTTCAACTGATGAACTTAAAGCATGCTGTTATTACAGTAGTGGCGCGTGATGATTTAAAAGATGGTGGAGCAGGTGTACTAGCGGAGACAATTCGCGCTATTCGCCGTAAAAATCCATTTACGACAATTGAAGTATTACCTTCAGACATGGGTGGAGTAGAAGAGAATTTACGTATGGTAATGGATGCTCGTCCTGATATTTTAAACCATAATATTGAAACAGTACGCGAATTAACGCCCCGCGTGCGTGCAAGAGCTACATACGAGCGTTCATTAGAATTCTTACGCCGTGCAAAAGAAATGCAACCAGATATTCCTACAAAATCGAGCATCATGATTGGACTTGGAGAAACAAAAGAGCAAATCATTGAAACGATGGATGATTTGCGAGCAAATAATGTAGATATCATGACAATTGGGCAATATTTACAGCCGACAAAGAAACATATTAAAGTTCAGAAGTACTATCACCCAAGTGAATTCGAAGAGCTTAGAGAAATTGCTTTAACTAAAGGATTTAGCCACGTTGAAGCTGGTCCGCTTGTACGTTCTTCTTATCATGCGGATGAACAAGTAAATGCTGCTTCAAAACAAAAGCAAAATAATGGGTAA
- a CDS encoding M23 family metallopeptidase — translation MSPQAAPLSADDEAALNTKRMELYQQMEAVSSIPWYYFAGIDQYERNIRRSHKDIPREKGAIAIYYSPEKWAGSLNPNLNDQNPSTISLLGGLGKDGNGDGKADQLNDEDMLFTMANYIQTFGTNEDYIKIALWSYYHRAKAVDIILGNAKLFKTYGRIDLKGTSFPVPIRSNYSYRSTWGDARGWGGRRIHEGTDIFANYGVPVKSPCYGIIELKGWNKYGGWRIGIRDLNNNYHYLAHLSGFAKDLKMGQIVEPGMVIGGVGSSGYGPPGTSGKFPPHLHYGMYKDNGRNEWSFDPYPQLRSWERIDRQKKK, via the coding sequence ATTTCACCTCAGGCTGCACCGCTTTCTGCCGATGATGAAGCAGCTTTAAATACGAAGCGCATGGAATTATATCAACAGATGGAAGCTGTATCATCAATACCTTGGTATTACTTTGCTGGAATTGACCAATATGAAAGAAATATCCGTCGCTCTCATAAGGATATTCCAAGAGAAAAAGGCGCAATCGCTATTTATTACTCTCCAGAAAAATGGGCGGGTTCTTTAAATCCCAATTTAAATGATCAAAATCCTTCAACCATTTCTTTATTAGGTGGTTTAGGAAAAGATGGAAACGGCGATGGGAAAGCTGATCAATTAAATGATGAGGACATGCTTTTCACAATGGCTAACTACATCCAAACTTTTGGAACAAACGAGGATTATATTAAAATTGCTCTATGGAGTTATTATCATCGAGCTAAAGCGGTTGATATTATCCTTGGAAACGCTAAGCTCTTTAAAACCTATGGTCGTATTGACTTAAAAGGAACTTCGTTTCCCGTTCCTATTCGTTCAAATTACAGCTATCGTAGTACATGGGGTGACGCTCGTGGATGGGGTGGAAGAAGAATTCATGAAGGAACTGATATCTTCGCTAACTATGGCGTTCCAGTCAAGTCTCCTTGCTATGGCATAATTGAGCTAAAAGGATGGAATAAATATGGTGGCTGGCGCATAGGAATTCGAGACCTAAATAATAACTATCACTACCTGGCACACTTAAGCGGATTTGCAAAGGATTTAAAAATGGGACAAATTGTAGAACCTGGCATGGTCATCGGTGGAGTGGGTAGTTCAGGTTATGGACCTCCAGGAACCTCTGGAAAGTTCCCTCCTCATTTACATTACGGTATGTATAAGGATAACGGTCGAAACGAATGGTCTTTTGATCCTTACCCGCAGCTTCGGTCATGGGAAAGAATCGATCGTCAAAAGAAAAAATAG
- a CDS encoding methionine/alanine import family NSS transporter small subunit yields the protein MESSSIIMMVAGMIIIWGGLAASITHAVKKSKESKA from the coding sequence ATGGAAAGTAGTTCAATAATTATGATGGTTGCCGGGATGATTATCATCTGGGGCGGCTTAGCTGCAAGTATTACTCATGCTGTGAAGAAATCAAAGGAAAGTAAAGCATAA